The genomic segment AGAGCTGCTGACATTAAAGTCCAACGACAGTGACGTCGGGTTTATTGTTCGTTTTCTGTGGAAGAGCGAAGCAGAAGTATCGTCACCAGGCCGGCGGAATGTAAGCCGGCGCGGCAGAAAGAACCCATCGTAGTCTTTGAACTCTGAAAATGTACGTTCTTCTACAAGCGTACCCGCCTCGTTGTTCTCTACATAGCGCACCACGCGCCAAAATACGGGGTCGATGAACAGGGTGCGCGTGTCATCTTTAAGGATGTAGTAGCTATCACCTGAAGAGAGCTCCCAGTCAGGACCCGTTTCGGGCAACCATACGCCAAGCATGGCGCCGTACAATGAACGCGCATCTGCCGGCAGGGGGAGGAGCCGTTGCATGGCGTTGATCGTACCGATGCCCAGTTCTTTATTGATACGGTCGTGCACAAAGAAGCTGTCTTTTGTAACAAGCGCCCGAACGGCTACAATACCGAGTCCGGGGCTAATCGAAATTAAGAGTGAGTCATCTTTGATGTGTTTGATGGACGCTGAGAAAGAACCGCCTTGCACGGGGGATTTGATCACAAGGGCCGCTTCCGAGCTATAGCCTTCAACGGTGTAAGGCATCGCTGTAAGGTTGTTAATAATTTCGGCGTAGCTGTGGTTCGGATACCCGGCCGGCATGGCTTCGCTTCGGTCTATGGCATTGCGCGAGCCGCTACAACCCGAGAGAAAAAGCAGCACACCCGCCAGCAGGCAGCAGGAAATTGCATGCAAACAAGGGCTGGGTATAGCGGGCACCAGGCCGGGGGTAGTTGTTGTGTGATTCACTGGCGAGATAAAGGGGTAAATGAGGTTGCGAATTGCTTGGTTGCTAATTGCTTGGTTGCTAATTGCTTGGTTGCTAATTGCTTGGTTGCTAATTGCAGTGAGCTGTGGGTACGGTAATGTATGAAATTAGACGGTCTATCAAAACCTGCGAATGCCTACTGGATGTTATTGATTTTCTCAAGGAGTTGTTCGTTGTCGGGGTTCAGTTTTAGCGATTTATTCCAGAGGGTGACGGCAGCACTTCGGTCACCAAGCTTTACCTGTATATCACCCATGTGTTCAAAGGTCGCAGCGCCCCGAGCGCCGGCATCAATGGCTTTAGAGACCCATTGCTCGGCCTGCTTGTACTCACCCTGTTTGTAGTAGACCCAGCCAAGGGTATCAAGGAAA from the Bacteroidota bacterium genome contains:
- a CDS encoding DUF4292 domain-containing protein, which translates into the protein MHAISCCLLAGVLLFLSGCSGSRNAIDRSEAMPAGYPNHSYAEIINNLTAMPYTVEGYSSEAALVIKSPVQGGSFSASIKHIKDDSLLISISPGLGIVAVRALVTKDSFFVHDRINKELGIGTINAMQRLLPLPADARSLYGAMLGVWLPETGPDWELSSGDSYYILKDDTRTLFIDPVFWRVVRYVENNEAGTLVEERTFSEFKDYDGFFLPRRLTFRRPGDDTSASLFHRKRTINPTSLSLDFNVSSSVKRVEF